The window AGGGAGAGTGGGGGCACTGGGCCCCCCTTGGAGGGGCTGGTGACTCTTGCAGGCAGACTGTGCCGGGACCTCCAGGATGACCCAGCCCAGGTGCAGCCCTTGGTCACCGCCGTGTTGGACAGTCCCCTCCGCCTGCACCTCCTGGACAACGTGGATGTGGCCCTCGTGTGTGCCCGAGTGCTGGCCCAGCAGGACCAGCACCAGGCTGCCTGCCGCGTCCTGGAGGTAAGACCCGTCTCGGGGCGGGGACGGAGAGCCACAGTAGCCACAACCATCCCCAACCCAATGGAAGCGCCTACAGGTCGGCAAGAACCTGGGGAGAGACATTCTAGAAACCAAGCCAGGATGGTCCACTCTCTGTGCAGAGTTCTACTACCATAGTAATTGGAGGCCAAACTGTTTGTTTGTGAGCCCCATTTTGAGTGGTGGTCCTGGCTTGGATCCCAGTGGGTAAGACAGTCACCCAGACCCAGGACCTCAGTCCCTTAGCTGCAGACCCATGGCTGGGCACGCAAACTGAAAGTACGGTCGTCACTCATCGGGTGCTACTTAGGCGCACAACTCCTCTGGCAGAGGGGACGTGAAGCCGTTACCGTCTGTAGCCACTTAATGTGACCACAGGTCATTCTGCTACCTAAATAGTGGTACGTTGGACTGCAGCACGCATCACATAGGACATGCCTGCATTACTTCCTAAACTCTGAGAAATTCTGAATTCCAAAATCCCTCTGGCTCAAAGGGTTTCAAAAAAGGGGTGTGGGGGCCTGTTTCTCGTCTTTCACCCCATCATACAGCTCATGCAGAATTCATGCTGAGTTTATTTTCAagatagttctttttaaaaagatttatttatttttcaagattttatttatttatttgagagggagcatgagcagggggaggagcagaaggagagggagaagcagactccccgctgagcagggaccccccccccccacgtgggactcgatcccaggacactgggatcatgcatgacctgagccgaaggcagacgcttcactgatgGAGCCATCCTGGCACCCCGAGATACTCTGTTCTTTCCAGTTCTTTCCGTTTCCATGCCCTTCGCCACAGGCTGCATAGTGCCCTCGTGTCCCCTTGGTTTGTTCTTCACGTAGCTGCCGGAGAGCTTGCAGGTGCCGATGAGCCCCAGGGAGCCCCGAGCCCGCGGACTGCGCCTGCCTGCGCCCCCCTCTCCCCGTCAGCCTCTCCCTGAGCTTCCTCCGCAGTCGTCACGCTGCTTCCGTGCTCATCAGACAATCCCGAGGCCTCAGGACCTCAGCACGTGCTGCTCCCTCTGCCGGCGGCTGGAGCCCGGCTGCCTCCGTGGCTGCTGCCTTTCCTCCTCTCGCTGGTTTCTGCTGTAAATGCCTCCGTGGCTTGGCCGTGCCCCCTTTATCGTGCAGCGTAGAGTCTGGTTCCCCCTGCGGCTGCTCCCTCGGGTCTTTGTTCCGTCGGCCTCCCCGGCACTGCGGCCCATGAGGCAGGCGCCCCTCGGTTGTGCTTACGTAGCAGCTGTGAGTCAGCGGGGCTCGGTGTTTCACGTCGGTCAAAGCGAACAAGCAAGGAAGACCCGGGTTGTGGTGCGCTGTCGGGGCACTCGGTGGTCAAATGTGTGAATGATGTCGGTGATGGAAAACCCCCGGAGCGGGGATGTAAACTCGGTCTGGACGGCCCTCAGCGTCTCTGAGGAGCTGACATGTAGGGGAGACCTGAGAGAGACGGCGGGGACGGCACACCGAGGAGGGCCGCGTCCTGCAGGGGCACGTTTCCCTGACAGCTGTGCCCTAGGCTGATGGCTGCCTCCTGGCAGCCGACTGGAAGTCACAGCCTCGCAAAATGGGCGTTTTCCGCTCTGTGGAGAGAAGGTGGAATGACTGTCGGCACCTCCCTTGCCAAGATGATGCTGAGAACATTGGGGTTAAATGCGGGAAGCACACGCCGACCACAGGGCTGTGTCGAGGGGAGGCCAGCACTGGGCACCCTTGGCCAGCTCCGGAGTCTGGTCGTGTGAACAGGTCATGCTGGATTGGTGAGCTTGGTGGGGCACAGACCAGAGCCACTTCATTCCTCTCGGCTCAGAAGGCACTCCCTGAGCAGGCGAGGGGCAGCCCTGCTGGGTGGGAGGGGAAGGTCTTTCATGCAAGATGGGGGTCAGCCCTTGGACCCTCAAGTCTGACCAGGTGCCTCTAACTGTGGCCCTGCCTCTCACGCGTTGTGTGGCCCCGGGCCCTTCGTTTGCCTTCCCCTCGCCTCGTGCTCCCCGTGTGTAAGGAGCGGCGGAAGCTGCTTTGTGTGCGCGGGGGGGAGCTGACGGGACCTCGCCCGGGCCCTCAGCCAGCAGCTCCTCCCGCAGGTTGGGTCGGGTCGGAGGGCAGTGCTCCGGGGGCAGCCGGGCCTCAGCAGGCTTTTCTCAACAGGGATGCCAGGTGCCCGGAGGCAGCCAGGAGCTGGTCCAGCTCTGGAACGACCTTCACTACCGTCTGGTCATGAAGCGGCTGGGCGTGGCCACGCTCACCCCAGTGCAGAAGTTCCGCTGCAGAAAGAGGTACACCGCCGGCCTTTATTTGTGCGTGCTCCCCAGGACTCCCGGGGGTGTTTCATCTAAAACCACGGAGGGGCTGAGGTGAAGCCGAGACAGGAGGTAAATGCAGGAGAAGTCACAAGAAGCAGTCACCGTCAAAAGGTAGCAGGCTCTGCGACAGCCAGAGCACTGAGCTACCCTCTCCATCTGCTCAGCTGGCCATGGGGGTGCAGCCCTACTTACGCCAGCAGGGTGAGAAGGGCCACTGCCTTCCTGTGAGGGCTCTGAAGGCTCTGCAGGGAAGGAGGCAGCCGGTGGACATCCCGACCTCACTCTCTTCCTCTTGTCTTCTCCTCCCGTGGCCTTTGGTCATCTGATTCCCACAGACAGGCTCTGCAGGTGCCATGGGCTGGGGTCTTCAGCACCACCCCTCGGGGCTGCGGGGCCTTTCAAAGAGAGGTAAAGATGAGAGTGATGGACACGTCAGACAAGATGCATGGGGTGCTTAGGAGATTGCCTGGCACGTGAGGGATGCTGGGTCCACATTAATAGTAATTACCACCACGGCCATTATCAGCACTAAGGAAACATTACAACTGCTAATTACTATTATTCCTTCATCACCacttatggatgaggaaactgaggcccagaaaggtcaGAACTTGCCCGAGCTGtcacaggagagagatgcaaagcTGGGACTCCAGGCTAGACACTGAGACCATAGAGCTTTTCTTCATCCTGGGTGTTGCCCCCTGACCAGGAAGGGCTGATGTCCTCTGAGTTCCTGGCAGCCCAAGTAATGGGATTTTTGCACCACGGGGCCTGGTAACCAGAAGCAATGGATTCTTTCTGGATCCATGGTGTCTGTCAAAGAATGAGATATGTCCCCAAAACCCAGTAGTTCATTAACCTTATGGTCTTCGGGAATGGGATCCTTTCCCTCCATATAGTTGCCGATGGCCTGCCAGAGTGCAGTTCAGTAAACGACTTGGGGATCAGTGTGCATTGTTTGTAAAGAGGCCCCTGATTGCTGGGCGCTGTCGGAGTTGCTGGGGATATAGCCTGAGCCCTACTCTCCTGGAGCTGACACTTGGTGCAGACAAGGGACAGTAGAGAGGACACAAAGTAGATTCCATTGTTCCAAGCGGGAGTACTAGACACAGAATGTGCCTACTAGAGGACTGTGCCACCTTTGTGCTTTGTATTGGGGTGGAGGGTGCCGAACAGGCTCCTCTAAGCCTTGGCAGAGGGGGCCTGAATGTGGGGATGGCAGCCCTCAGAGGTGTAAGGACCGGGCGGTCGGGGAGTTAGAGCGATGGTCGGTCCGCCGGCTGAGGGTGGTGGTTTCTCCTAGAGGGGGTCACCCCAGGGTGGGCTGGCATaggagcagaggcaggaggcTCTCGGGAGTCTCTGGTGTGTCAGGACAGATTCTGGAGGATCTGCTGAGGAGCTGGATGTGTCGGAGGCGGTGAAGAGAGAACGAAGCCAGCCTGCTGGGCTCTCGGCCGGACTGGCTGGAACATGGTGGTTTCTCACTGAGATGCACAGAGCTGGGGCCCGGGGGCagttggggagggggaaggatcAGGCTCCATTCGGGATGTGGCATGTGTGGGGCGCCTTCCTGACATCCACAGTGGTTTGTTTAGTTGGCCTTGGGGTATCTTGGGTGTTCCGCGCTGGTACCGTTTGTGTCCTGTCGGAACAACCCGTGTGTCTACGCAGGCGAGAGCAGCGCGACCGACCCGTCTCCCCGTCATCCGCTCTCTAAGCTCTGGGCCGCGGGTCAGTGAGCGGTCCCGGAGCGCCCGGTGAGGGGCCCCGCGGTCCTTCCGAGGGGGGCTCGGCAGCACGAGCCCGGGGAGGAGCCCAGCCGGCGGAGGAGAGGCCGCGGGGGGTGCCCGGCGCGAGCCCGCGAGGGGCACGCGGGAGGGGCGCCCGTAACCGCGGCCTCCCCGTCCGCATCAGGaacccgcccccgcccgccctctGCCCCGACGGCCCGAAGAGCCGCAACTTCCCCCGAGACGTTCGCCAGAAGCTGCACGACTTCGCCTCCGCCGTGAGCACCAACCCCAGCAAGGCCGAGAGGGTGAGAGCCGAGGCGGAGGCCGCCCTCCCCTTCGCTGCCCCCGACCTCGGGACCCCCACCCTgtggcgccccccgccccccgggcttCCGCGGGGCCCTCTGCCGGGCGCCGGTGGCTTTGGGCCGGCTGAGCCTCCCCGGGGGACAGGCGCTCCCCGGCCGGCAGCTCCGGACCGTCCAGCCTGCGCACGTGGAGGGTCAGTGCCCTCCCGCCCCCGGCCCGACGCGGGGTGCGGGGGTCAGGCGACGGCGGTCGCGGAGCTTCCGGCGGGGAGGCCGGGTTCGCGGAGCTCCGTGCCCGGTGAGGCCGGCGGGCGACCCCGCAGCGCGGCCCCCCGAAGCGGAAGGCACCGGCGAGCCGCCGAGCGTGCGCGCTCGTTTCCGGCTGCTTCGAAGTCGGGGCTTgttctcttcccctgctcctcGGCTCTGTCCAATCGGCGGGGGCTCCCCGTGTTAGCTCCGCCTACCTGTCGCCCTCATCCAATCGACGGGGCGTTCCCGAGTGGGGGCTTGCCCAGTCAGCGGGTTCCTCGTGCCTGCTCCACCCACCGCGCTCCCTGTCCAATCGGCAGGGCTCTCCCAGCGATCCCCGCGCGGGCTCTGCGGGCGGGCTTCCGGCGCGCGCACCTGCGCAACCTCGGCCGACGGCCTGCGGCGCCGCCCGCCCCCCGCGAGGTCCCAGCCCCCGCTGCCTGCCGCGGGCCGTGGCGCCGCTCGGGCCCTCCCGTGTCCGGGTTCGGCCGGCTGCGGCTCCGCGAACGAGCGAGGCCGGGGTGCAGGGCGTCCCGGCTCGGAGGCCgcgccgggcgggggcgggggcgggcgccGGCCCTGGGGGTCGCCCTGGGCCCGGGGCGGCGCTCGAGGCTGTGCGGTCCGCGGCAGGAGAACCTGGCGGCGGAGATGAGCCTGAGCGCGGAGCAGGTGTACAACTGGTTCGCCAACTACCGGCGGCGCAGACGGGCCCTTCTCCAGCGTCGTGCGCCGGCCCCGGAGGACGCGGCGGTGGACCTCCGCGTGAGGGAGGCGGCTCCGGAGCGCCCGCAGCCCGCGCGCCAGCCCCGCCCTGGCCCCGGCGGCGCGGCCCGGCCTCGGTGGCCAGGTGAGAGGCTCCCGCGCCGCTCGCTCTGCCCGGCCCGCTTTCCTAGCGAGGCCTCGTGAGCGCCGCTCCGTCCCGGGGACGGGCCCTCCGCGCCCGGTCGGCCCCTAGACGACGTCCTCTTGTGGGAGGGGACCCCGGAGCCGGGGCGGGAGGGCGCGCAGGGGCTGCGCGAGGCTGCAGCGCGTAGCGGTCCCCGCGTCCGGGGCCGGGCGTCCGCGGCAGCGCTGCTCCTAACCgctgggaaggaggctgggccGCCGGCTCCCGCAGGCCTTCCCACCGCCCGACTGACCCTCAGCAGGACCGGAGGAAGATGGGCCCGCACAGTCCACGGAGACCACTCAAGGGCCATGGGAGTCGCTGGCTCTGGCCCCGGACTTCTCTGGAGATGAGACGCTGCCGAAGCCATTGCCTCCCAGGTACTGCGGTCCGCACGGCCCGTGGGACCATCTCCGTCTTGACTTTCCCCGTCCCGAGTGGGTGACCGGGCCTGGAGCGCACATGCGGATGTCGGGGCTGACAGCGGGACGACGTCAGTGATTGCCGAGAGCAGAGACCCCTGTGAGTCCGGGGTGGGGAAGCCGCTCCTAAGGAGCCCATGTCAGGGACCCCCACTTGCTCCTTGGAGCCTGGCTCGTAGCCTGACTCCATGGATGTGTTGGGGAAGGAGGAACACAGAGCTGGGACGAAACACATGCTGGCTGGCTTCCCAAAGCCAAGCCCGAGCTGTTGTTTCTTTCTTACTGTATTTTGTAGCGTTTGTGTGTCGTTGAGTCCGTGACAGGCAATAGTTCTTGAATTCCTCATTATGCACGAGGCACCGTCCAAGCCTGGTCCCTCCCCTGGGATGAGGCATGAACCTGGTGTAAGGGTAAGGAGAGTGTTGGCCATCGGCAGGACTAGGTCAGAGAGAGGGGCCAGGTTCCCCGTGTGTAGCCATCAAGCTGTGGACACTGTTTCCATCTACCGTTGTGACATCGGCCTCTCTCATGACACTCCCTGTCTGCCCTTCCCGTGAAGGCTGGCACTGCCCAGGTGTGGAACTTGGGCAGGTTCCTGTGAGCTCTCAGTGCCGTGCGTTTCTCATCTGTGACACAGGGAGGGGTAGGATGCAGGTGGTTGCAGAAGTGACAGGGCTAGGGGAGGGGATCACAGAAGCCCAGGAGCACCATCTGAGACACACTGAGTGTGCAGTATCGAGTCTTTAAATTATTATCAGCTGCTGCTTGATGTTCCTGGAAGATCAGCCATCATCATTCATCCCACTGCTAGGGTCTTGCTCATCATTTCCTGTTTTTGGTATTATGGAACAGTGCTTCATTGAAGGTCCTTTTAAATCAAGAGCTAATgagttaaagtatttttttttaactgttgtggACCTTTGCAGCCACAGGTAGAACAGTGAAAGCTGTGTGATGAGGGTCACGGTGGGCCAGAAAACCATCAGTGGCGGAGTTGAGTTGGGAACCTGGATTCCCAAATGGGGCTGGAGTTTCCTCCCAGGCCTCTCTTCCCTGGCCTGAGGGAGTCTCTGCCCTCCAAGGGACGGTGTTTGCTGTCTTCCCCAGGTCTCTGCAGGGCAGTGAGATGTACCAGGAGGGTCCTGGCCGAAGCCCTGCCACTCTCCCCCACATCTGCCCAGGccctggcctctgccctctgACTTCTGGCAGTGACATGCTGGACTCTTCCCTGGCTGCCCCTGAGTCATGGCTGATGTCCCTTGCACTGgcgtcctccaaggaagtttccTTCCAGACTGGGCAGCTGGTCCATGGGCATGGGCTGGACCTCACGATGCGCCCCGCAGATGCCACTGTGGCTATGTCCATCACTGCCCTCGGTGAGCCCAGCTCCACAGGTGGGTTCATTCCAGACAGACCGTGCTCTTCTGCACAAGATGACACAACTAGTCAGGTCTCATTTGAGGGGGTGTGGGAAGGGGCAGCACTCTCCTGCTTTTCTAGTTGCAAAGTAAAATGTGCATACGACTAAAAGTAGGCCGGTGAGGAAAGGGTTAAAACGAAATGAGACAGCTGCCACCCTGCACTCCCATTGCAGTCCACCCGACTTGCCTGTCACCACGTGCTGAAATAGAGGACAGGTCACCCCATCTCATGATCTAAGTATCATTTCCTTCGTTTCTAACATGAAACTTATCAACTTGAAACTTACTGTTTAGCTATAACTGTAGCCTGTAGAGTGTGGATTTAGAGACGTGTTTGTCTACCATGTTCAGAAGCGTCTTGTGACACTTCACCTTATGTGGAGGCCGTTGGCAGTGTCAGTTTACCCATCACCTAAATTTCTTAGTCTTCTGTGTTTATATCTTTACTTTCTTGGGGTTTCTaattgtcttcctttcttttagatTCCCTGTTTTTGTCACACCTGTAACTTCTCCCATTTTTCCGAGTGTATCCTCCAAAGACCCATGGCTGGGAGGCCTCCTTCCGTTTCTGCCCAAGTGATGTTTCCTAGACCTGGGCGGAGTCAGCGGCCCAAGAACGCTCCTTTCATTGCCTCCCGGGTTTGGGTCAGTGTTTCCTGAGTTGCAGGTCTTGTCCTGTCTTCACTGACTTCCTTGTTATGTTTGGGAACATCTTCACTGTGCAAGAAAGGGGGCTTGTGAGAtaaattttctgatttcttaCGTGCTGTGAAATTATCCTTAACCTGCCCtcacatttgttgaataaactggCAGGGACAGAATTTTGAGTTTAAATACCCTCCCGTAGGTATCTGCAGACACAGTCATGTCATTGTAGCATCTGATGTTCGTGTCATCTTCTGGCGTCTTTGCAGATCACACATTGTTCCTTTcttggaatttttgtttgtttgtttgctttaagtCTGGGTGTTCTAAGATTTCACAGTGATCGTGTGCGGTGTGAGTCTCTTTAATTCACTTTCCTCTTAAGCCTTTCGATTTAAAGAACAGGTGACAATGTATCCTCTAAGGTTTGGGTATTTCTTAGATAATATTCCTTGATGGGTTTCCTCCTCCATGTTCTTCATTCTCTTTAGAGCACAAATCTTACCAGGATTTTGGAAATCCTGGGCCAGTCTCCCTAGGTGCTTAcctttttcttatgtttcttttctttttcattgtataTGCTTTGGGGGTATTAGAGTCTGTCTTTCAAAAGTCCTAATTTGATAGTTATACTTTAAGAGAATtccaggctcttttttttttttttaaaagattttatttatttatttgacagagagagaaatcacaagtaggcagagaggcaggcagagagagagagagagagagagagagaagcaggctccctgctgagcagagagcctgatgtgggactcgatcccaggaccctgagatcatgacctgagctgaaggcagcggcttaacccactgagccacccaggcgcccccaggctctttttttatttgaattttcctttAGTCAGAGGTTGTGTTACTTTTTATAGAtgcagtatcttttttttcccttgagtattcaaaataaaaagtttcaagaTTATGCTTTGTTGTCTGAGGGCGGGAATATTGGGGCTGTGGATTCTGGCCCTTCCTTGAGCAGAGAAAGGTGAGGGGCGGGAAAGAGGAAGAGCCCTGGAGACTCACTGCTCTGGAGGCAGCTTTTCAGTCTGATCATATCGGTCCTTCATTTGTCCACGTCTTCCACTGTGGGAGACCTACGCTTGCCCAGCCCATATTTACCGCCAAGGCCGGAGTGGGGTGGTCACTGGCTGTATTCACATGGGGGCGAGGGGAGCTGGTGTTGACACCACATCCAGCACAGGTGAAAGGTGACGTTTTGTATGAACTGGTGAGCCTCCCTGCCAACTGACCGCCTGAGCACCGGGGTGttcccctctttccctttccctaacTTTGCTTACCCTCCCTCCCACTTGAAGATTCTCAGGACCTGATCTCAGTCCCACCTTGCTTTCAGGTGCCCTACCAACAAAGGATGGTAC is drawn from Mustela lutreola isolate mMusLut2 chromosome 11, mMusLut2.pri, whole genome shotgun sequence and contains these coding sequences:
- the ANHX gene encoding anomalous homeobox protein isoform X5, whose protein sequence is MQSFLRLLRESGGTGPPLEGLVTLAGRLCRDLQDDPAQVQPLVTAVLDSPLRLHLLDNVDVALVCARVLAQQDQHQAACRVLEGCQVPGGSQELVQLWNDLHYRLVMKRLGVATLTPVQKFRCRKRNPPPPALCPDGPKSRNFPRDVRQKLHDFASAVSTNPSKAERENLAAEMSLSAEQVYNWFANYRRRRRALLQRRAPAPEDAAVDLRVREAAPERPQPARQPRPGPGGAARPRWPAGPEEDGPAQSTETTQGPWESLALAPDFSGDETLPKPLPPRSLQGSEMYQEGPGRSPATLPHICPGPGLCPLTSGSDMLDSSLAAPESWLMSLALASSKEVSFQTGQLVHGHGLDLTMRPADATVAMSITALVCWSWHRALPFPALFLLWT
- the ANHX gene encoding anomalous homeobox protein isoform X6, whose protein sequence is MGVQPYLRQQDRLCRCHGLGSSAPPLGAAGPFKERNPPPPALCPDGPKSRNFPRDVRQKLHDFASAVSTNPSKAERENLAAEMSLSAEQVYNWFANYRRRRRALLQRRAPAPEDAAVDLRVREAAPERPQPARQPRPGPGGAARPRWPAGPEEDGPAQSTETTQGPWESLALAPDFSGDETLPKPLPPRSLQGSEMYQEGPGRSPATLPHICPGPGLCPLTSGSDMLDSSLAAPESWLMSLALASSKEVSFQTGQLVHGHGLDLTMRPADATVAMSITALGEPSSTGFADPPAGNPPSMYLEEGAGASGGQAEQQAGGFLVTQPPEFLLAQSLLELAPGPSFSSPVSAVDLSQPVPSSQVQWPDGQASSDAFWGARMLLELSGGSLG
- the ANHX gene encoding anomalous homeobox protein isoform X3 yields the protein MQSFLRLLRESGGTGPPLEGLVTLAGRLCRDLQDDPAQVQPLVTAVLDSPLRLHLLDNVDVALVCARVLAQQDQHQAACRVLEGCQVPGGSQELVQLWNDLHYRLVMKRLGVATLTPVQKFRCRKRNPPPPALCPDGPKSRNFPRDVRQKLHDFASAVSTNPSKAERENLAAEMSLSAEQVYNWFANYRRRRRALLQRRAPAPEDAAVDLRVREAAPERPQPARQPRPGPGGAARPRWPAGPEEDGPAQSTETTQGPWESLALAPDFSGDETLPKPLPPRSLQGSEMYQEGPGRSPATLPHICPGPGLCPLTSGSDMLDSSLAAPESWLMSLALASSKEVSFQTGQLVHGHGLDLTMRPADATVAMSITALGFADPPAGNPPSMYLEEGAGASGGQAEQQAGGFLVTQPPEFLLAQSLLELAPGPSFSSPVSAVDLSQPVPSSQVQWPDGQASSDAFWGARMLLELSGGSLG
- the ANHX gene encoding anomalous homeobox protein isoform X1 — encoded protein: MQSFLRLLRESGGTGPPLEGLVTLAGRLCRDLQDDPAQVQPLVTAVLDSPLRLHLLDNVDVALVCARVLAQQDQHQAACRVLEGCQVPGGSQELVQLWNDLHYRLVMKRLGVATLTPVQKFRCRKRNPPPPALCPDGPKSRNFPRDVRQKLHDFASAVSTNPSKAERENLAAEMSLSAEQVYNWFANYRRRRRALLQRRAPAPEDAAVDLRVREAAPERPQPARQPRPGPGGAARPRWPAGPEEDGPAQSTETTQGPWESLALAPDFSGDETLPKPLPPRSLQGSEMYQEGPGRSPATLPHICPGPGLCPLTSGSDMLDSSLAAPESWLMSLALASSKEVSFQTGQLVHGHGLDLTMRPADATVAMSITALGEPSSTGFADPPAGNPPSMYLEEGAGASGGQAEQQAGGFLVTQPPEFLLAQSLLELAPGPSFSSPVSAVDLSQPVPSSQVQWPDGQASSDAFWGARMLLELSGGSLG
- the ANHX gene encoding anomalous homeobox protein isoform X4, translated to MQSFLRLLRESGGTGPPLEGLVTLAGRLCRDLQDDPAQVQPLVTAVLDSPLRLHLLDNVDVALVCARVLAQQDQHQAACRVLEGCQVPGGSQELVQLWNDLHYRLVMKRLGVATLTPVQKFRCRKRNPPPPALCPDGPKSRNFPRDVRQKLHDFASAVSTNPSKAERENLAAEMSLSAEQVYNWFANYRRRRRALLQRRAPAPEDAAVDLRVREAAPERPQPARQPRPGPGGAARPRWPAGPEEDGPAQSTETTQGPWESLALAPDFSGDETLPKPLPPRSLQGSEMYQEGPGRSPATLPHICPGPGLCPLTSGSDMLDSSLAAPESWLMSLALASSKEVSFQTGQLVHGHGLDLTMRPADATVAMSITALGEPSSTVCWSWHRALPFPALFLLWT
- the ANHX gene encoding anomalous homeobox protein isoform X2 yields the protein MQSFLRLLRESGGTGPPLEGLVTLAGRLCRDLQDDPAQVQPLVTAVLDSPLRLHLLDNVDVALVCARVLAQQDQHQAACRVLEGCQVPGGSQELVQLWNDLHYRLVMKRLGVATLTPVQKFRCRKRNPPPPALCPDGPKSRNFPRDVRQKLHDFASAVSTNPSKAERENLAAEMSLSAEQVYNWFANYRRRRRALLQRRAPAPEDAAVDLRVREAAPERPQPARQPRPGPGGAARPRWPGPEEDGPAQSTETTQGPWESLALAPDFSGDETLPKPLPPRSLQGSEMYQEGPGRSPATLPHICPGPGLCPLTSGSDMLDSSLAAPESWLMSLALASSKEVSFQTGQLVHGHGLDLTMRPADATVAMSITALGEPSSTGFADPPAGNPPSMYLEEGAGASGGQAEQQAGGFLVTQPPEFLLAQSLLELAPGPSFSSPVSAVDLSQPVPSSQVQWPDGQASSDAFWGARMLLELSGGSLG